One stretch of Oncorhynchus clarkii lewisi isolate Uvic-CL-2024 chromosome 3, UVic_Ocla_1.0, whole genome shotgun sequence DNA includes these proteins:
- the LOC139390845 gene encoding frizzled-1-like has protein sequence MSVAVRNAFAMDYNRVLCIFLQVFLLISLGSIRVNGQYGDRGMSIPEHGFCQPISIPLCTDIAYNETIMPNLLGHTNQEDAGLEVHQFYPLVKVQCSPDLKFFLCSMYAPVCTVLEQALPPCRSLCERARQGCEALMNKFGFQWPERLVCESFPVHGAGELCVGQNMSGQSTPVNPTPDVTEPPHDTGIVKGQFKCPASLKVPTYLNYRFLGEDDCGAPCEPKKSNGMMYFSEEELKFARIWIVIWSVLCCASTLFTVLTYLVDMKRFSYPERPIIFLSGCYTMVSIAYIAGFLLEDKVVCNDRFDNDIRTVVQGTKKEGCTILFMMLYFFSMASSIWWVILALTWFLAAGMKWGHEAIEANSQYFHLAAWAVPAIKTITILAVGQVDGDVLSGVCFVGINSVDALRGFVLAPLFVYLFIGTSFLLAGFVSLFRIRTIMKHDGTKTEKLEKLMVRIGIFSVLYTVPATIVIACYFYEQAFREQWERTWISQTCKTYAVPCPAHPHPNMSPDFTVFMIKYLMTLIVGITSGFWIWSGKTLNSWKRFYTRLANNNQGETTV, from the coding sequence ATGTCTGTGGCCGTGCGTAATGCTTTCGCAATGGATTACAACAGAGTACTGTGTATATTTTTGCAGGTGTTTTTATTGATCAGTTTAGGATCTATAAGGGTAAATGGACAGTATGGCGACCGGGGAATGTCTATTCCGGAGCACGGCTTTTGCCAACCGATTTCTATTCCACTTTGTACGGACATCGCATACAACGAGACCATCATGCCAAATTTACTAGGACACACAAACCAGGAGGACGCAGGGCTCGAGGTACATCAGTTTTACCCGCTTGTGAAAGTTCAGTGTTCTCCTGATTTAAAGTTTTTCCTCTGCTCCATGTATGCGCCTGTGTGCACGGTGCTTGAGCAGGCGCTTCCACCGTGCAGGTCACTGTGCGAGAGGGCGAGACAGGGCTGCGAGGCGCTCATGAACAAATTCGGTTTTCAGTGGCCGGAAAGGCTCGTGTGCGAGTCTTTCCCGGTTCACGGAGCGGGCGAGCTGTGCGTCGGGCAGAATATGTCGGGTCAAAGCACACCGGTCAATCCCACCCCCGATGTAACGGAGCCTCCGCATGATACCGGGATTGTAAAAGGACAGTTCAAGTGCCCGGCTTCGCTGAAAGTACCCACTTATTTGAATTACCGTTTTCTCGGTGAGGATGACTGTGGCGCACCGTGCGAGCCAAAGAAATCTAACGGAATGATGTACTTCAGCGAAGAAGAGTTAAAATTCGCCAGGATATGGATAGTAATCTGGTCCGTGTTATGTTGTGCATCCACGTTATTTACCGTTCTAACCTATCTGGTGGACATGAAGCGCTTCAGCTACCCTGAGCGTCCTATTATCTTCCTATCTGGTTGCTACACCATGGTGTCCATTGCCTACATAGCTGGATTTCTCCTTGAGGACAAGGTGGTTTGCAATGACAGGTTTGACAACGACATTAGGACTGTGGTGCAGGGTACCAAAAAGGAGGGTTGTACCATCCTCTTCATGATGTTGTATTTTTTCAGCATGGCCAGCTCCATCTGGTGGGTCATCCTGGCCCTCACCTGGTTCCTGGCAGCAGGGATGAAGTGGGGTCACGAAGCCATCGAGGCCAACTCGCAGTACTTCCACCTGGCGGCGTGGGCTGTGCCCGCCATTAAGACCATCACTATCCTGGCGGTGGGCCAGGTGGACGGGGATGTCCTTAGCGGCGTGTGCTTCGTGGGCATCAACAGCGTGGACGCTCTCCGAGGCTTCGTCCTGGCGCCGCTCTTTGTCTACCTCTTCATCGGCACCTCGTTCCTCCTGGCCGGCTTCGTGTCTCTGTTCCGGATCAGAACCATCATGAAGCACGACGGCACCAAGACGGAGAAGCTGGAGAAGCTGATGGTGAGGATAGGGATCTTCAGCGTGCTCTACACTGTCCCCGCCACCATCGTCATCGCCTGCTACTTCTACGAGCAGGCCTTCCGGGAGCAGTGGGAGAGGACGTGGATCAGCCAGACGTGTAAGACGTACGCCGTGCCCTGTCCGGCCCACCCACACCCCAACATGAGCCCCGACTTCACCGTCTTCATGATCAAGTACCTCATGACTCTGATCGTGGGGATAACGTCCGGGTTCTGGATCTGGTCTGGGAAGACCCTCAACTCCTGGAAGAGGTTTTATACGAGACTGGCTAACAACAACCAGGGAGAGACCACAGTGTGA